CGCCCTATTTGCTGTCTTGACTCGTTGGGCCTCAACTAAAAGTCAGTCTACAACGGAAATTCTAAAGTTCTAAAAGGTGCGGGGATGTGTACAAAAAAGGAGATGATAAAGGCTCTTTCCCTTCAGTCTCGTCCCTGTCTGGAATCTATCAACACCACTGACATGATATACGGATGTTACAATTTCAGAATCGCCAGAAATCTCCCTTCAATCAAAGGTTGGCTACGGGAGGAAAATCTTAGCGGCACCCAAGTCCACATGGACCGGATCAATTACGACATTTAATTATGCGTTTTTCATGTTGCATGTGAACGCCATAAAATTCGATAATCTAATTGCACTAGGTCCACGAGCCCCGTTCCAGGAAAGTGTCTTAAGTCAATGACTGACTTAAGAcatattcaaaaacaaattaagtgGTTGCCAAGTGTACCATTATAAACGATTTGCTGAGGCAAGGGGACCTAGTAATATATTCAGCTGGGACCCATCCACTTATAATTTATTAaaccgaggaagaagataagTAGGCAATAATTGTTCTATTATATAGTGGACGGCAAATTAATCATAAATAGCACTAAGCCATAGAACTGGTAATTCTTGGGAATAGTGTAGTACAGAATAGTAAGATTCACCATCCAATGAATCGTCGGTATTGGACATTATATTAGTACATGTTTGGATTGATCTGCCCTCGGGATGGCCGCGAGGAAGTAGACTCGTCAAGTCATTTTTAAGTGGATGCATTGCATTCTTGGAACGATAGTAACTCACaaacaattaagaaaatttactaattataaaatttttcaagctcctataaattaaggaaaattaccaTACATGAGGATAATTCATAAGGAACTATAAAaagaattcaatttttgaatacCATTACTAAGCATTAATTCTGTCATTTATGATGGATTGAGCTATTTTATGATACTATAGGTTAATAGTATTCGATTATTAGTATATAAGTCAAGTTAGGGTAAATGATATCATATCCGATGTTTAGTTGCTATCCGAGATAAGCTAAGGCCGGACAAAAGAGGGATATAACCCGCGTTAAAAAATCGATGTTTAGTTGCTATGCGAGATAAGCTAAGGCCAGACAAAAGAGGGATATAACCCGCATTAAAAAATCTTTTGTGTGGGATGATATAAAGATTATAAAGTTTCTCATGTCTATGATATACGTTGGCCATCGTGCTAGGACCACCACTACAACAACCAATCATTATCGCCCCCTGACCACCGCGCAATTGTTGACATCTCTGAGCCACGTGGATCGGAATCATCCCCCAACCAGAGTTTCGCAATCAACGTCTCCACCTTCGCCCAAATTTGGTGTAATGGCAGAGAATTCATTCATCGCCCCTTCTCATTCGCAACTTGGGCATCCTCACTCTTACATATATACTTGAATTGCGAGAAAAAGTTCTTGGGTTTTTCAAAGTCTTTCACTCAATCACGCATTATCCTCGTGGGAATCGAAGAAACCGAGCGACGCAAGCATGTTCTGCTTCGATTCATCAATGGAAGCAGGACGTGTTCGAGAGCTTCAAAGGTGAGGGCATAAAAAAGACCTTCGCGGCCCACCTTTTTCGCGGTCTAGTGATCTACTATTCTAGGAACAATGACAAAAGTGGCGATTGAGATCGAACCCAAACTGCTTGACGTGATTCCCCTGGTGGGTGTTATTTTGCAGTCcacttttttaatattaagctccgttcgtttcacgaaaaaatatttttcaaaaaaaatattttttgaattttctgataTTTGTTTCACACAAAAATGAACTACTCAACAAATGCATTTTCCACTATTAAAAAGAACaccttcaaaaaaattttaaaaaaatcacttttaaaaagtaaaaaatatttgctataacttcttccacccctcttctttcactaaacatattttcatttcacttttatgttttctttttacttttttaaaaattgagttttcaatttttttttctttttctttttttattttctttctttcctctcttcttctttgaccttcaccggtcgccggccataaTGTCGGCTGGAGAGCTGGCGAGGCCTAAGTCCAACCACTTGTCAATCTCAAGCGAGCTTGGCTTTGCCAAATTAGGCGAGGCGGAGCATCATCCTAGAGCGACGAGGCTTGACTTCGCTGGAATTAGGGAGCTCGAGCCTCCTTGGCCCATGGCAAGGCCGGAGCTCGCCaatggccggtcgccgaccgtCACCGTGTCCAGTGACCAACCAAggttgaaaaaagaagaaaagaataagaaaaaaattaaaaatagatttttaaaatataagataaaaaaattgaaaataagtgTATAcaggaaaagattttttttatcgaataacaaaaaatattttctagttcatttgtaaatttcaatcgaacactaaaaaatataaatattttcttgaaaaatgctTATTATTTCCACGAAACGAACGaagtttagtatttttttttttttttttttttgtactattttatctctttgttttttcttttacaacTCTAGGCCAGCAAGGCTGTCGGCTGAGGCTTAAGACTTTTTTGGGTATATTTAGCGAGAAAATTACGGTCAAAAATTTAGAAGCACCCTCGGCAGAAATGTCAAATTTAACTTTCAGAGAAGTCAATAAAGCAAATGATAGGCAGTAGAAATTGCTAACCTGGTCTTGAAAATCTGGGCGCGAATGATGGTGAAGGAAGAGGCGAAGCACTCCGGAGTGGACCATGACCGGCTCCTCGCCATCGTAACGGTACTTCAACGGCGGGAACAGCCCGTGGCCGGCCGCATCCAGCGACACCAGCATACCGTAGTTCGGATCCCAACCAAGCACCGGCAGCTCTTGGACGCCCGAGAATGCCACGTACCCCACGCCCCCGACTTGCTCCACCACGAAGGCACCACACCCCGTCGCGTTCGCAGTGCTGCACAGCCTCCACGCCTCCTTCAGCAGTGGGGTCGAAGTCAGGAATGTCCCCAAGATCTCGCTGGTCTCGAACCTTTCCAGGACAAcagagggaaaggaaaagaggaacaaaaacagGGCAAAGAAGTAAAGGTAAGAAACGTAGCAGCTCAAAACGCCGGGAAATCGAGGTGAGGGGGAGAAGGCAGGAGTAGGCTGTTACGATGAAGCTTCGGCGTCCATGGTCTCCTCTTTTTGCCCGTTAAACGGGCAGTGAAATGAATATCGACCCTGAATTTATGATTTGAAGCCAGTCCGGCGAGTTGGATCTTTGCCGAAGATTGGACGATGATTTCCAGAAAGACGAGAGGAACCCGCAGATAAGAGAcagaagagagaattgaagagCGTGAACGAGGCCGTGGCGCTTGCGTTGGGGACTCTCTTTCGTGGAAATCGACGTTATGGGCCGCTCTGTCATTTGTCCTTCTTTGGTGCGTGCCATCTCACTTTCCTTaacttcttcctcctctctcaaATGTGGCTGCAAAGCACCTCATATCTGATTGCTGGCGTAGTGttgcccttttttttatttagatccaataatagattatgaaaatactataaaaaaaaaaccccaaattttgcctcaagtgacatatttaccccaattttttttaacgtaaaaaatccaaacttttcaaactacgacacatttaccctatcaatgacatttttgtcttttttctttcgtttttcctttttctttttttcttcttcttccctccatcGGCCCGCCATGGCCGATGAAGGGAAGCGGGCGTCCAGCGAGGATGCCCTCGGCTGACTCGGACGAGGGGttccctcgccggcgtcgagcaagggcctccctcgccagatctgggcgagggcgcAAGGGAGGCCCCCGCCCGACCCAaccgagggccgccctcgcccgacgccagcGAGGACAACCCTAGCTAGCCCAGGCGAGGGTAACccttgatattgctagtatgagtacctagaggggggtgaataggtatataaaggatttttcttcaacaattgcaaaATACTAGACAGGttgaaggaaacgataatcaaagtaagggagagaagagaaaattcaacacgcggtttatagtggttcacttatatcaagcctacgtccactcttcttcaccgcctattggctagattccactatgaacaaaagagaagttacggcacgactttgccttgattccacaaagtgtagatgttctaccacacctcttcaagatttctcacaaatatagactctctctttcgtatacaagtattcgctcaaaggatttgtctaaacaaaaaggagcttcagactttggaattcttctatcgcgcacaccttgaacaactaagacagtcttccttatatactcctttatgccatcatacccgttggcacttaccaaaggaattcctccaatctacccgttgacggaatcaattaggaagattgttcaagctattaaaggaacgtgttcatagcccatcaatctgttcgctcatacaatcgggatctcggtttccataagtagaaccttccaataatatttaggcaatcacttaggatcttcaattatcgagtcaatcttcgatcaatcaaaggactcgtTATGtattctccagccacgagatcttctccggttgataaggttaaatccttaacgaaacatccagttacggataacctttcttcaacggattagagatgtcaatgatgatagactttgagtcttgagtccagTTTGTCCtggaggtcttcgagactttaaatagcgagtacGCAAGTCTTCGGACTAGGActgatagaaacattttgttaacttcaaaacacttcaagaagatttttccaacaatctccccattttttatggtgacaaaactttcctgcagatttggatatctttgacctgcaaaacatttctcaaacacatatgcatatcttatagagataaatggctaagaATAACACTAGGATCCGCAACCAcgagaaaataggttagtcaagtatatgatgaagccattcataagatatcaatattggttaatagaagCGATCAAGTCCAAatctagttcggttctcatccgagacacaaaacaaagtcaaacgagttcaaaccacaaaacaatccaacaaacaattaaaattttaatgaatgaaaagtttttgatcaaatcttgcatctctcccctttttgtcatcattaaaaaggatgagatgaagtcaagattgcttgggaacgcggacaagccggaaatcttccatagactcgaacgatgccttccggccttttaaagtcttcctttagttgtgaaatctcctcactcttggcattggcacGATTCGagcagagagggcttgcattttatcattcaatgaacaggaagaagcttgaccttcattcttcaagctttgaacttcgcatcccaaggcataaatttgacctcgcatctccaagagaatatctatgattctcgcgaaaatctgctccattatcggcccgagtacttgcttcggctcgatccgatggagtaaatgcggacgatggtagatcaaagCATAATCTCGCaagtttggcgatgaaacttcatgaccttcttcccggaaaccgagatgcataaacatccctCGGGTCTGTTGGTGAGCggcccgactccttcacttgcatcgggacatgaagacttcactcctttctcccgatctccccgtttccatgcctacgggtggagaaaagtgttcctcgggttctccttcttctcttctttcttcttctggtttttcctcctctgtttctttttcagcttctatttcttcttcttccttctcctctcgcttctttcgtcatttgttccgattctttcgtggaacaggacgacttaaattcttcaaagccaatgcgagatggtgatgtcttcctcatcatcttcatcctcaacgaggagagctcttcttctcttggatggagcaaccatgggctccttcccttttcttttagctacagaagagatttgatgagattttgcaggagtcttctccttgaatttctccaactccttgctcggttccttcaaacgcattttggtcaccattttcggtcctaccaccatattatcgcatggtcgaacacaaaagatttgtggaggctgaatattgagatgtccgaataacttcgtaacaaggcttgggtaagggagttgacctcgtccttcatcattgctctatacatgtgaaacatcacaaaggtgtgggagagaaaaccttttccaaagagaatggcatacatcgccttggcctcgaacttgaaacatcggtcttggaagttgatttcggtcggaggcaattaatcacaatcttaggaagcaagatgttgaatgcacccatccttaagtacgTGAtattttcatctgttctcctgtccttcaccagttcaagtgtggcccaagcaatggaaactttgattggttgatatcttcctctttcgacttctaacacatctcgccaaagcatattcatatccacaacatagtcttggtctttaacgctgaaagagaatctattcgcatctaaaaagcttagatttgaatagaaatatgttaaTTCAAAGATATGCCTCCGTAGAGTCGAgcgtaacttttcaagttgaagataactgaacttttccctcaagttcatattcacaaagcatccgagaaaatcaaaatcaacactcctagggtttattaccccacgcttcagcaatttcgagtacgagatccttttgctccttcgatccgaacaaatctcccatttttccttgattttcaaccgcaacacccatttttggttgaaattgtgtataatttgtcatcatcattcccatctcaGGATTTGGCcccgatcacgaggatcacttgggatatttgcaagggtttcctcaccacccattttcgagcaattcccaaactttccatttttcgcgtaaagatatattcgttcccatgtcctttgtctttaagaaactcatcaatgtagttcaaaggagtacgaattccttttaaggcacgatataaccggtaaatataagcgggcttttgaactcttacgagtgcgcttcctcgatgatttcttccgttGTTGTTGACCAACGCCTttaggactagatggaggagaatgacgccgccgagaatgttgtgggctcgcttgccgttcggagtcacttcttcttgaagatcgaagtgcgtaggcccctcactcatccgccgtggtccccctttgcgattcttgaagactttcttgaagatgacatctttctcgttttggaagattccttgcttgactttccgggaaagatgacaactttttgaggattaaacgaagaaaacaaacgggaatggaggatcgatgctttctagggtttttgagagaaaagtgaagaggaatcgacggtgcacgatcggttaaaaagagggataaacgaaccgtcacaaaggaaataaaaatatgcctttttcaaaataactgtctttttcgcaaaaatagccatttcaaaaataacttcctttttgaaaatgaaacgatgcaatatttacgtcaattaaatatagcaacaatttaaacacatcgacaatcgtaccttttcaagatgagattcaagagagaaagacttacatggtcgacggacgtaccaagactgtctttcggataaagtcttgtaagtccgaGTCTGAAAGtatttagactttgatatcctcatacctcaaaatgttgagtccggaacgtatagactcaaattgatttttctccaaaggctttgtgaatatatccgccgttgattctttgagtcaacaaattgaattgaaacatctccattttgaacatggtctctaataaagtgatgtcgaatctctatatgctttgctcttgagtggagaattggatttttggtgaggttgatagcgccggtgttgtcacaattaatctccgtgcatgagtcttcaatttcaaaatctcttagctctgttttatccatagaatttgcgaacagcgacttcaagggctacatactcgcttcgttgttgaaagggacacggtgctttgtttccttgaaaaccaagacattgtccgCTTCCAAGCAGCGGCGGGTTCccaagtgctttttctatcaactctgcaaccggccagatctgcatctgaatatcccaaaagattaaagtctcccttcttaggataccaaagaccgatgcttgatgatgaagcaacgtatttaatgatgcgtttcgcaaagcaccgagatgggattctctaggatctaattgaaacctagcacagatgcaaacactcaacaaaatgtcaggtctagaagcggtaagataaagaagtgaaccaatgatgctcttgtacagcttttgatcaactttcttcccttcttcatctttgtctatcttcaaagaacttgacatcggtatgtcggtctttttgcacttttcagtcaaatcttttgacaagatcattaacatatttttcttgataaataaaagttccttccttcaattgttttacttgaagaccaagaaagaatgttaactctcccatcatactcatttcaaattcatcccgcatagacttagaaaatttcttgcacatgattttcattagaagatccgaaaataatgtcatccacatatatttgaacaagtaagaaacatttgttctcctttttgataaataaagtcgtatctactttacctttgacaaaaccattttgtattaaaaacttacttaatacgtcgtaccaagctcgaggtgcttgctttaaaccatacaaagccttttcggtctAAAGggcgagtccggcttctttgggtcttcaaacccggtggttgttccacataaacttcctcttggataaatccatttaggaatgcgcttttgacgtccatttggaataactgaaattcttataacaagcaaacgcaagtaatagtcgaatagcttctaaccttgctattggagcgtaagtctcatcatagtctattccttcttcttgcgtatatcccttggccacgagtcttgctttgtttcgtacgacttttcctttctcattcatcttgtttcgaacacccatttagctccaataacggttttaccttttggtttggatgtcaattcccggacatcattaatgttgaactgttcgagctcttcttgcatagcttcaatccagctttcatcgataaagcttcttctatgctttttggttcaatttcgaaacaagagccacaaagcactagactcttctcgccttttggatgcggtgcgaattccttcattaattttgccaattataagatctttgggatgaccggacttatgcttccagttacttgttgatttgtctcggttgatgatctctctctttgtttggatcttcacgaacatcccgatgctggttttccagtctcgagatgcttcttgagttgtaagctttggaaggtctggagCGGGttgagactcttcttgatgagtcgacttgattcatcttgcgttgagtcttgaaatttgacattcattgactcctccacggactagctcttcttgttatagactcgaaggctttgcttgatgtagaatatccaaggaagatacatTCAcctcgatctttcttcaaacttaccaactcgatcttttgcatttttcaatataaaacatttgcaaccgaatacatgaaagtatgaaacaataggcttcttatctttgaacaactcataaggggttttctctagaataggtcttaagaagactctattgatgatataacatgctgttgaaacatttttcaacttcggcccaaaatcgtgaagaaatcttgctttcaattaaaagagttctagccatttcttgaagagatctgttccttctttccacaactccatttttgaggagtatatggagaggagaacacatgattaaagcgattcatcacaaaattttgtaaaatcttgattttcaaattcacctccatgatctattcttatacttgagataacacatcctttttcattttgaacctttttagcaaacttttcaaaatacgataaggtttcggacttacttgcaaggaaatatacccaagtaaaacgggagtaatcgtccacaattactaggcaatatttcttacctccaatactgtgttggttggtccgaagagatccatatgcagcaagcgtagtacatgattagtagagacatgatttattggcttaaatgaatttcttacttgctttcccgaatacatggagtgcatggatcggtcttttgataaggtaatttgggtagtcctcgaacaagcctgctttgatgagattttggctaattgcttcatgttgacatgaccaagctttcgtgccataagcttgcttcgtcttgaattgagataaaacattgcgattcatttggtttcacatccggaagatagatgtttccatgtctacgacccatgaaagatcgagtagagtctttcttGATTCCCGagtaacatattccttcttgaaagaagatcttgaaaccaagtatcacacaattgactaatgccgagaagattgtaattgagtccttccactaaggaaacattacttattgtgagatttccaattttcagttccaaatcccacaatactccctttctttgttttcctccaaatgaaacgtttccaccatttacttgagcaagctttataaaacaatttgagtctccctgtcatatgtcttgagcatccaccgtcaagataccactttacctttttcttgacgatgactcgcatttaaaaaagagtctcaagctttctttgatacccaaactttcttgggtcctttggtgttagtaacataagcaagattagcccatattttcttaatgggtttccaaatcataggacactctttttcaaagtgatccggaccgttgcattttgaacatcttagagcatttctacctacgcattttacaaaaactttcttgaagtgatttttgtaaactctctcgagagtcttttcttaattctttcttttactttaggaaaatcaatcaagggaattgtttcttcgacatacctagaccggacttattgaagtaaggtctttgtgctaaaagaattttctcaagtttttcagaccctattgaaaatttctttgatatatttgataagtctgtttttaaaaaagcattttcttttaaaagattatcttcattttctttaagattggaaaagtcaagtctagacttttaactctttctactaaaatattttccttttgttttagagctgagtttttcttttcagttcggaaattcttttgagagaagtcttaagactaaaacatagttcatcaatgtatttagaaactttgacaggaattttaaaattacttgcatcaaattcactgtctgagtctgatctagagtctgagtctgattgtgccatcaaacatagattggcatattcattatcactttcttcacactccgTATcaccaggtttcggctttgagagcttttcgaaatttttcagcttttcctctcttcttcttgaagaggacggttgggtccgatgtgtcccttttcttacattcaaagcagactacgtctttgtttggttcctcatcatcaacagacttggtccgctgtctttgaaagctttgtttctttgagttgaacattcttccttttctattcagttttcaatcttcttatcatgagagcaagctcctcatcgtccatatcatcttcgtaatctgtatcatcataatcatcatttgattttaacgcaatggatttcttaccttttggatcttcatcttcattgatccgttccacttcataagatcaagagttccaattagctcgtcgacgatagtggcataattctttgcgtctctcttatcgaagtctttatgtgattccaatcctcggagagtccacgcagtagcttgtttaccttcatgggatcgaagttggttgaccttgattttcaagaccattcacaatattcgaaacgactaaacatgtcgatatagattctcccggtttcattctgaaggcttcgtattgaccgagaagaatgttgattcttgtttccttcactcgatctgttccttcataggtgatatgcaatctgtcccaaacttcttttgatgtaccacaagaagatattctattatattcagttggtgataaagcacaatataaggagtaaattgcttttgcatcgagtgcttgtctcttgattatttcttcctgagacattccgctggtttcatcagtttcttttcctctttcatagactgatgcagtggtaggagtaattcttttttctacaacgtcccattccagaggatcctttgatcgtaggaaagctttcatcttgttcttccgatgttgtaatcatttccatcaaagtagggtggtgcggtattgctttgcccttccatcagccctagtgctagcatactagcgatggatcttttactacgaagtaaaacacttcaaataaagtaagtacatgtgctacgataccaattgatattgctagtatgagtacctagaggggggtgaataggtatataaaggatt
This region of Eucalyptus grandis isolate ANBG69807.140 chromosome 8, ASM1654582v1, whole genome shotgun sequence genomic DNA includes:
- the LOC104415998 gene encoding lipase-like PAD4 isoform X3, which encodes MDAEASSFETSEILGTFLTSTPLLKEAWRLCSTANATGCGAFVVEQVGGVGYVAFSGVQELPVLGWDPNYGMLVSLDAAGHGLFPPLKYRYDGEEPVMVHSGVLRLFLHHHSRPDFQDQEILYMHVDS
- the LOC104415998 gene encoding lipase-like PAD4 isoform X2, with the translated sequence MDAEASSFETSEILGTFLTSTPLLKEAWRLCSTANATGCGAFVVEQVGGVGYVAFSGVQELPVLGWDPNYGMLVSLDAAGHGLFPPLKYRYDGEEPVMVHSGVLRLFLHHHSRPDFQDQRIYSLPWTSPYPKPSPSTLIPKPNL